In Candidatus Electrothrix scaldis, the genomic window CAATGGCTTTATTTCTGCTTGCTGATAGCCTGAATCCTTCATCTTCCTGCCAGGAATGAATGACGGGAAATGGTGCCCGCGCGGCAACACCTGCTATCATTTCTCCGGTATCCGCTCTTGAACCGTCATCTGCAACCACGATTTCGACGGGCTTGTGCTTTTGTTGTAACCCGCTGAGCAGAGAAAGCTCTAAGGCATCCTTCCAGTTATAGGTGGTTATGATAAGACTAACCTTCATGGTGTGTTGGCAGAGCTGATATGTTTGTGTTTTCTTTTTGCAGAAGAATCTTGCATAAGGGAAAAGGCGGCTTGATGCACCATATCTGGTGAGATTTTCCGCATGCAAGAGATATGAGAACAGGTGCGTTTTCTGCATTCCAGGCAATCAAGTCCCTTTGCCCGGACAATGCGATGCTCGTTGCCGCTGGGGCTATAAGGCCCGACTCTGCTTGGGTGGGTAGGGCCGAAGAGTGCCACCACCGGAGTACGCGCCAGCGCGGCGATATGCATGGGGCCGGAATCCAGGCCGATATAGAGGGAGGACTGTTGAATCAGAGCAGCAGCCTGAGGAAGGGTAAGTAAGCCAGCTGCAATAATCAGCTCTGTCTGCATGAGCCGGGTAATAGAGGTAAGATATTCCACATCCTGTGGACTCCCACCAAAGACCACGGCTATACCTTCCATCTGTAGTTTGTCGCTTAGAGCTGCCCAATGCTCAATAGGCCAAAACTTACTTTGCCAGCGTGCTGCCGGGTTTGCATAAATAACAGGAGTCGAGTTTGTTATTTTATGATATTGAAGGAATTTTTGTACGGCTGAGCGGTCTGCTTCCCCGGTGCAGAGGTGAAAGTCTTCATCCTCTGTTTTGATCCCCAG contains:
- a CDS encoding glycosyltransferase family 9 protein, producing MLLKNKRILIIKPSSLGDIVHTLPLSHAIKRYFPDSSIGWIAQQVFAPLLQVDKSIDDVYPIHIPSTSDPQAGRWAWFEAFKATTNTLRTLHKEFQQKPYDLILDLHASFRSGLLGWTNPGGQRVGFSQAKELNTFFQQHLIEIPQTTEHAQDKNLLFCSYLGIKTEDEDFHLCTGEADRSAVQKFLQYHKITNSTPVIYANPAARWQSKFWPIEHWAALSDKLQMEGIAVVFGGSPQDVEYLTSITRLMQTELIIAAGLLTLPQAAALIQQSSLYIGLDSGPMHIAALARTPVVALFGPTHPSRVGPYSPSGNEHRIVRAKGLDCLECRKRTCSHISCMRKISPDMVHQAAFSLMQDSSAKRKHKHISSANTP